A portion of the Sphingobacterium spiritivorum genome contains these proteins:
- a CDS encoding SusD/RagB family nutrient-binding outer membrane lipoprotein, translating to MKKILLYTLAGSLLFSSCNDFVDVNDNPNAALEVPSKVLLPTTSIGIGWANANELGRCAAVLMQYNAGLANSALTYDSYNINDQFNNQWNSELFTGTINNLRVIAEQSTEKDPAYSGIAKIQMAYAFSLLTDLWGDVPYSQGGFGLLYPQPRFDKQEDIYQGNAALGIQSLFDLVKEGIADLDRPSVLKPAADDIIYKGDLAKWKKAGNSLILKLANTISRVNPTLAKDQINYVLNSNNGFIDDNAVDLMVPFSTTVSNQNPMYVYDISGSFKNNQMMSTRIYDMSKSLNDTVRLSKYYTKPLGTRFVGYNNGATVTAPTLATRSMYNTYVVGATGEAPVRLLTNFQMKFILAESALVLGTPGDVQKLYEDGIKASMTKVGMTTAEINNYFTTNPSVVTLSGSNEDKLKQIITQKYMSWVGNGIEAYNDWRRTGYPVLQPALNATGDNNGQIPLRYVYTSTESNANPNVPGIIRTNTKVWWGK from the coding sequence ATGAAAAAGATATTATTATATACGTTAGCTGGTTCTCTGTTATTTTCATCATGTAATGATTTTGTTGATGTAAATGATAATCCGAATGCAGCTTTAGAAGTACCTTCGAAGGTATTACTACCAACTACAAGTATTGGTATTGGTTGGGCAAATGCGAATGAATTGGGAAGATGTGCTGCTGTATTGATGCAATATAATGCAGGACTTGCAAACTCTGCTCTGACATATGATTCATACAATATCAATGACCAGTTTAATAATCAGTGGAATTCAGAGTTATTCACAGGAACCATCAATAACCTTCGAGTAATTGCTGAACAATCTACGGAGAAAGATCCTGCATACTCAGGTATCGCGAAAATTCAAATGGCATATGCATTTTCACTTCTGACAGATTTATGGGGCGATGTTCCATATTCTCAGGGAGGATTTGGGTTGCTATATCCGCAGCCAAGATTTGACAAACAGGAAGATATCTACCAGGGAAATGCAGCCCTTGGAATCCAATCCCTATTTGATTTAGTAAAAGAAGGTATAGCTGATCTGGATAGACCTTCTGTATTAAAACCTGCTGCAGATGATATCATCTATAAAGGAGACTTAGCAAAGTGGAAAAAAGCTGGTAACAGTTTGATTTTGAAATTGGCAAACACTATTTCAAGAGTAAATCCAACTTTAGCTAAAGATCAGATCAATTATGTATTGAACAGTAACAATGGATTTATCGATGATAATGCTGTTGATTTGATGGTTCCGTTTTCAACAACGGTCAGCAATCAAAATCCAATGTATGTATACGACATCTCTGGTAGTTTTAAGAACAATCAAATGATGAGTACAAGGATTTATGATATGTCTAAAAGTTTAAATGATACAGTACGTCTTAGCAAATACTACACAAAACCATTAGGGACAAGATTCGTCGGATATAATAATGGAGCTACTGTGACTGCACCAACTTTGGCAACTCGTTCTATGTACAATACGTATGTTGTTGGAGCAACAGGAGAGGCTCCAGTAAGATTGTTGACAAATTTTCAAATGAAATTTATTCTTGCAGAGTCTGCATTGGTTTTGGGCACTCCAGGAGATGTTCAGAAACTATATGAGGATGGTATTAAAGCTTCCATGACTAAAGTAGGTATGACTACAGCGGAGATTAACAATTACTTTACAACTAATCCATCTGTAGTTACTTTATCAGGTAGCAATGAAGATAAGTTAAAACAGATCATTACGCAAAAGTATATGTCCTGGGTTGGAAACGGTATAGAAGCATATAACGACTGGAGAAGAACGGGATATCCTGTACTTCAGCCAGCACTTAATGCTACAGGTGATAATAATGGACAGATTCCGTTAAGATACGTGTATACAAGTACTGAATCCAATGCTAATCCGAATGTACCGGGTATCATCAGAACGAATACGAAAGTATGGTGGGGCAAATAA
- a CDS encoding SusC/RagA family TonB-linked outer membrane protein — translation MKQKLLSFILVCTLMLGVTYAQNRQVSGKITSSEDGSPISGASVSVVGASRAVQSDGSGNYSISVPANATLSFSYVGFTSQRISVGNQSVINVVLSSDAAVLDEVVVTAMGQEKSKRALGYATQNVKGDQLLDKGDNNILNALQGKVAGVEITGASGAAGASTNIVLRGISSLTGNNQPLFVVDGIPISNDLDQSTNTLYGNQPANRALDLDPNNIASLNILQGPAAAALYGTRASAGAIIITTKKGSGTKGKTDISFNTAYGVQNAYGFPKLQNKYGQGASGVFNAISGNSLGLPFGTIPTLANGLIVAPGTEVVVNGVTYKEGQTVPYVNYPNNFDAFFEQGHTTDNNLSILSGDAKSNLGFSLGKSTNKGILPNSNFDKVNARFSAGSQITDQLNISGSINYFNTTQIGATTQGNGANSSMFAIYGVTRSTDLEYYKENYTNPDGSNNWFIAGRDNPFFASYENTYKSKLQRFMGNVDISYDITNWLNATYRVGLDSYNDRRKKYITIGSTQAPSSAGSILEDSFYRTEFNGDLILTAKKQNIFTEGLNLTALVGQSINQRDYQNLYVNATGLTIPDYTNVANGQNFASSGELTRKRRVLGVYGQLSFAYKNYLFLDVTGRADKSSTLPKDNNTYFYPSVSSSFVFSDLMDLEDSFFSFGKVRAAYARVGRDANEYVLDPRTFNSATFGNNTAQFNFPYGPILGFGTSTTIGNDKLKPEFTESLEAGLNVSFLKNRLSLDVTVYKQGSKNQIISVGLPTSTGYSSRLANVAEVSNKGIELLLNGTPVKNTSFQWDVSANFSKNRNKVESLADGIESFAIAGNAFGGQIPSVAKGYPFGVIMGSKYQRSPDGDLLVDPATGLYFTNLVANQVIADPNREWSAGLTNNFRYKKFFLSALVDFKKGGDMISWTTAALRSNGSLEVTGEDRDKPHVLPGVIQNPDGSYSPNNIQIPAQTYWNAGFGGIGGSEFNVFDATTFRLREVSIGYDIDGKTFGTNVIKNVRIVLYGRNLYYYAPNSLIDPELSTQGAGNIRGMELQSAPNTRNFGGSLRVTF, via the coding sequence ATGAAACAAAAATTACTCAGTTTTATTCTGGTGTGTACCCTAATGCTTGGGGTTACGTATGCACAGAATCGTCAAGTGAGTGGAAAGATCACCTCTTCAGAGGATGGATCCCCTATTAGTGGGGCTTCGGTATCTGTGGTAGGTGCTTCCCGCGCTGTACAATCGGACGGTTCCGGAAATTATTCCATTAGCGTTCCGGCTAATGCAACACTTTCCTTCTCTTATGTTGGTTTTACCAGCCAACGTATCAGTGTTGGAAACCAATCTGTGATCAATGTTGTTCTTAGTTCTGATGCAGCAGTATTAGACGAGGTTGTTGTAACAGCAATGGGACAGGAAAAATCCAAAAGAGCACTTGGTTACGCTACTCAAAACGTTAAAGGTGATCAATTATTGGATAAAGGGGATAATAATATCCTGAATGCGTTACAAGGTAAGGTCGCAGGTGTTGAAATTACTGGCGCCAGTGGTGCTGCCGGTGCTTCTACAAACATCGTATTAAGAGGTATTTCATCTCTTACCGGAAACAACCAACCTTTATTCGTTGTTGATGGAATTCCTATCAGTAATGATTTGGATCAATCTACAAATACACTTTACGGAAACCAACCAGCAAACAGAGCCCTGGATTTAGATCCGAATAATATTGCATCCTTGAATATCCTTCAGGGACCAGCAGCAGCTGCATTGTATGGAACAAGAGCTTCGGCGGGTGCTATTATCATTACGACTAAAAAAGGTTCTGGAACCAAAGGAAAAACTGATATCAGCTTTAATACCGCTTACGGTGTTCAGAATGCCTATGGATTTCCAAAATTACAAAATAAGTATGGTCAAGGAGCAAGTGGGGTTTTCAATGCAATCTCTGGAAACTCATTAGGTTTACCTTTTGGAACTATTCCAACACTTGCGAATGGATTGATCGTAGCGCCAGGAACAGAAGTTGTAGTTAACGGTGTTACATATAAGGAAGGTCAGACTGTACCTTATGTAAATTATCCTAACAACTTTGACGCATTCTTTGAGCAAGGACATACAACAGATAACAACTTATCTATTTTAAGTGGTGATGCTAAAAGTAATCTTGGATTCTCGTTAGGTAAGTCTACAAACAAAGGTATTCTTCCTAACTCCAATTTTGACAAGGTAAATGCCAGATTTAGTGCAGGTTCACAAATTACAGATCAATTAAACATCAGTGGAAGTATTAATTATTTTAATACAACACAAATTGGTGCGACTACTCAAGGTAATGGCGCGAACAGTAGTATGTTTGCGATCTATGGCGTGACCCGTTCTACAGATCTTGAATACTACAAAGAAAACTACACAAATCCTGATGGATCTAATAACTGGTTTATTGCAGGTCGTGATAACCCGTTCTTTGCATCTTATGAAAATACATACAAAAGTAAGTTGCAACGTTTTATGGGTAATGTTGATATCTCTTACGACATCACTAACTGGTTGAATGCTACTTACCGTGTAGGATTAGATAGCTATAACGATAGAAGAAAGAAATATATAACTATTGGTTCAACTCAGGCACCTAGTAGTGCGGGTAGTATTCTGGAAGATAGCTTCTACCGTACAGAATTCAATGGTGATTTGATCTTGACAGCTAAAAAACAAAATATTTTTACTGAGGGATTGAACCTGACAGCTTTAGTAGGTCAAAGTATTAACCAAAGAGATTATCAAAACTTATACGTAAATGCAACAGGATTAACTATTCCTGATTATACTAACGTTGCAAACGGACAGAATTTTGCTTCATCCGGTGAGCTAACCAGAAAAAGACGTGTATTAGGTGTATATGGTCAGTTATCATTTGCGTACAAAAACTACCTGTTCTTAGACGTTACAGGACGTGCGGATAAAAGTTCTACACTTCCAAAAGATAATAATACTTATTTCTACCCGTCCGTATCATCCAGTTTTGTATTCTCTGATCTGATGGATCTTGAAGATAGTTTCTTCTCATTTGGTAAAGTAAGAGCTGCATATGCACGGGTTGGTAGGGATGCAAATGAGTATGTATTGGATCCAAGAACATTTAATTCTGCGACTTTTGGAAATAATACAGCTCAATTCAACTTCCCATACGGACCAATCTTAGGATTTGGAACCAGTACAACTATTGGTAACGATAAACTGAAACCTGAGTTTACAGAATCTTTGGAAGCAGGTTTGAATGTATCGTTCTTGAAAAACCGTTTGAGTTTGGATGTAACGGTTTACAAACAAGGAAGTAAAAACCAAATTATTAGTGTCGGATTGCCTACCTCAACAGGTTATTCCAGCCGTTTGGCAAACGTAGCGGAAGTGTCTAATAAAGGTATTGAGTTATTGCTTAACGGAACACCTGTAAAGAATACTTCTTTCCAATGGGATGTATCCGCTAACTTCTCTAAGAATAGAAATAAAGTTGAATCTCTGGCTGATGGTATTGAATCTTTTGCTATTGCAGGAAATGCTTTTGGTGGACAGATTCCATCTGTTGCTAAAGGATATCCATTTGGTGTAATTATGGGAAGTAAATATCAAAGATCTCCTGATGGCGATTTGCTTGTAGATCCTGCAACAGGACTTTATTTTACAAATTTAGTTGCGAATCAAGTGATTGCAGATCCTAACAGAGAATGGTCTGCTGGTTTGACAAATAACTTCAGATACAAAAAGTTCTTCTTGTCAGCTCTTGTGGATTTCAAAAAAGGTGGTGATATGATCTCCTGGACTACAGCGGCTCTAAGATCTAACGGATCTTTAGAAGTAACAGGTGAAGATCGTGATAAACCACATGTTCTTCCGGGAGTTATTCAGAATCCTGATGGAAGCTACTCTCCGAATAACATTCAGATTCCAGCGCAAACATATTGGAATGCTGGTTTCGGAGGAATTGGCGGTTCTGAATTCAACGTATTTGATGCAACAACATTCAGATTGCGTGAGGTATCTATCGGTTATGACATCGATGGCAAAACTTTTGGAACAAACGTAATTAAAAATGTACGTATTGTTCTTTATGGACGTAACCTGTATTACTATGCTCCTAACAGCTTGATCGATCCTGAATTGAGTACCCAAGGTGCGGGTAACATCAGAGGTATGGAGTTACAAAGTGCTCCAAATACCAGGAATTTCGGTGGTAGTTTAAGAGTAACATTTTAA
- a CDS encoding SusD/RagB family nutrient-binding outer membrane lipoprotein yields MKAQFKFIYILCLAVLAGCKTGDDLYLSPNDPAEATLPTLLTAAEVNTMANVEGELARISSILVQHSVGITAQYTDMQNYRITEGDFDNSWEGLYTGTMNNAKILIKSAGTTSPYYAGIGKVIMAINMGIATDLWGDVPYSEAFRIDEGIRTPKLDTQEEVYKSIDALLGDAIADFAKSEADNLFVPGDDDVLFKGDVAKWTKASYTLRARYLHRTSSKVAGTEAKVLEYLSKGISSNAENLEAVHTATGGTQNQWGAFNNGRAGHLGASNLFVDRLSAKNDPRLAYFLSKNKDGVFIGGDITKETIASTISGLGPFFGVGENYPIVTYYEAKFIEAEVKQRQGANVAPVLNDAIKASVAYVTKGVESGDNIAIYTTASLSDIMTEKWVAMYNQSIEPYNDYRRTGIPVLTPRPEAVGAELSYIPKRYPFPKTTTLYNPNAKLIPMDVPVWWGK; encoded by the coding sequence ATGAAAGCTCAATTTAAATTTATATATATATTATGTCTGGCTGTTTTAGCTGGGTGTAAAACGGGGGATGATCTGTATTTAAGTCCAAATGACCCTGCTGAGGCAACTCTGCCAACACTTTTGACTGCGGCAGAAGTTAATACCATGGCAAATGTAGAAGGTGAATTGGCAAGAATCAGTAGTATACTTGTTCAACATTCCGTAGGTATAACTGCCCAATATACAGATATGCAGAATTATCGTATTACAGAAGGAGACTTTGATAATAGTTGGGAAGGACTCTACACAGGAACAATGAATAATGCAAAAATTCTAATTAAAAGTGCGGGTACAACAAGTCCATATTATGCTGGTATAGGTAAAGTAATAATGGCGATTAATATGGGAATAGCAACGGATCTTTGGGGCGATGTTCCCTATTCTGAAGCATTTAGAATAGATGAAGGAATAAGAACGCCAAAGCTAGATACACAGGAAGAGGTATATAAGTCAATTGACGCATTATTAGGTGATGCTATTGCTGATTTTGCCAAATCAGAAGCTGATAATCTATTTGTTCCGGGGGATGACGATGTACTTTTTAAAGGTGACGTTGCAAAGTGGACTAAGGCTTCTTATACTTTACGTGCAAGATATTTACATCGAACATCTTCTAAAGTTGCAGGAACTGAAGCAAAAGTTTTGGAGTATCTATCAAAAGGGATTTCTTCAAATGCTGAAAACCTTGAAGCAGTTCATACTGCGACCGGAGGAACTCAAAATCAATGGGGCGCATTTAATAACGGACGTGCCGGTCATTTAGGAGCAAGTAATTTGTTTGTAGACAGGTTGAGTGCCAAAAATGATCCAAGACTAGCTTATTTCTTGTCTAAAAATAAAGATGGAGTCTTTATTGGTGGAGATATTACGAAAGAAACAATTGCTTCAACTATTTCTGGCTTAGGACCATTTTTTGGAGTAGGTGAAAATTATCCAATTGTGACTTATTATGAAGCTAAGTTTATTGAAGCAGAAGTCAAACAAAGACAAGGTGCAAATGTTGCACCTGTATTAAATGATGCAATTAAAGCATCAGTTGCGTATGTAACTAAAGGTGTAGAATCGGGAGACAATATTGCGATTTATACAACAGCGTCTCTTTCAGATATCATGACTGAGAAATGGGTTGCAATGTATAATCAGTCTATTGAGCCATATAATGATTACCGCAGAACCGGAATTCCTGTTTTGACTCCACGTCCTGAAGCAGTAGGGGCAGAATTGTCTTATATCCCTAAAAGATACCCTTTCCCTAAAACTACTACATTATATAACCCTAACGCCAAGCTTATTCCAATGGATGTTCCTGTATGGTGGGGAAAATAA
- a CDS encoding SusC/RagA family TonB-linked outer membrane protein — MKQKLLKVFLVCTLLVGVVYAQNRQVSGKVTSASDGTPVQGVSVAVQGTSTATQTDGSGNYSIDVTGNATLVFSYVGYQRQTVAVGNRSTINVQLTSDETSLEEVVVTALGVSKSARGLGYSVSKVNGDDLVKSGEANIIQGLAAKATGVQITSSSGTPGASSKILLRGPASFSGDNQPLIVIDGVPIDNGLNNTKAGDDPYNQNLAGVQVANRALDINPDDIESVTVLKGPAAAALYGQAAGNGAIIYTTKKGKLGSGLGITYSSGFEMSQVNKLPGIQNKYGQGEAGQYTPVPDSWGPNLEGKQTYNNVEDFFRKGSIFNNNLAITSGGEKTTFRFSVGSHNNKGIIPNSSFNRYTARLSSDTKLNDAISVGGTLNYTNANTKAAQNGSNLAGVMLPLLRSPVDFNLADYKNPDGSQKQYFVNYDNPYWSTENNPYTEENNRINGNVYTDIKLSDIFSVSWKTGLDSYSTEGTQIYAIGSVGDDNGTRLGEIKRTNVNYRNLYTDLLLKFNSKLGGDFSVNGLLGGNFNYSQYRTNFGRGRDLSMPGFYNFKSAKDLYVSNYEDYRNSKAIFLDATFDYKSILFLTLTGRNEWSSTFGKDGKGFFYPKADLSYIFSHLLENNSILNYGKIRLAYSNVGISLSVYSDRAYFTVPTIADGMTNGFSFPYLGQTGFAMTNVAVAGEFKPERNKGYEAGLEMKFFQNRLGLDFTYYQQHSSDLLITQPIDPTTGFAYYYNNIGAMKNTGYEISLTGHVIKSEKFNWNTTVNWSKNENEVTELAEGVTQLSIGSAFSAPQSYAIVGQPFGVLYAQKFKRSASGEIMINPANGLPIYEDQLGNVGSPIPDWLLNWNNEFTYKDFSLSFLWDFRKGGKIWGGTYANLLNRGKAEETADRERTYVIEGVYGSGSNEGQRNETEISALQYFRSYLGNSNSEIAIQDGSWARLRSVDLSYRFKNFSKKIQYIQVGVNLRNLILITDYKGVDPETSLTGSNQNFAGYDFFNNPGTKSYSLNLRFGF, encoded by the coding sequence ATGAAACAAAAATTACTCAAAGTTTTTCTTGTGTGTACACTTCTGGTAGGAGTTGTTTATGCACAGAATCGTCAGGTGAGTGGTAAAGTTACTTCTGCTTCAGATGGTACTCCTGTACAAGGAGTGTCAGTTGCTGTACAGGGAACATCTACTGCTACCCAAACAGATGGTTCAGGTAATTATTCCATTGATGTAACCGGAAATGCTACATTAGTATTCTCTTATGTAGGGTATCAGCGGCAGACAGTAGCAGTAGGCAATCGCTCCACTATCAATGTGCAACTAACAAGTGATGAAACTTCTTTAGAAGAAGTTGTTGTAACGGCATTAGGGGTCTCAAAAAGTGCACGAGGTCTTGGATATTCCGTCTCCAAAGTAAATGGAGACGACTTGGTTAAGTCTGGCGAGGCGAATATTATCCAGGGTTTGGCTGCTAAGGCTACAGGTGTGCAGATTACCTCTTCCAGCGGAACTCCCGGTGCTTCTTCTAAAATTTTATTAAGAGGTCCTGCTTCTTTTTCGGGGGATAACCAACCTTTGATAGTCATTGATGGTGTGCCAATTGATAATGGATTGAATAATACAAAAGCTGGTGATGATCCTTATAATCAAAACCTTGCGGGTGTGCAGGTTGCCAATAGAGCTTTGGATATAAATCCTGATGATATTGAATCTGTTACTGTTTTGAAAGGTCCTGCAGCAGCAGCCCTTTATGGTCAGGCAGCAGGTAATGGAGCGATCATTTACACAACTAAAAAAGGAAAATTAGGTTCAGGGCTCGGAATTACTTATTCTTCCGGATTTGAAATGTCTCAAGTAAATAAATTACCTGGGATTCAAAATAAATATGGTCAGGGAGAAGCGGGTCAATATACACCTGTTCCAGATAGCTGGGGACCAAATCTTGAAGGAAAGCAAACGTACAATAATGTTGAAGATTTTTTTAGAAAAGGAAGTATTTTTAATAATAATTTAGCCATTACTTCCGGAGGTGAAAAAACAACATTTAGATTTTCAGTTGGGTCACATAATAATAAAGGAATTATACCTAATTCATCTTTCAACAGATATACTGCTCGTCTTAGTTCGGATACTAAGTTAAATGACGCAATATCAGTGGGAGGAACGTTAAATTATACAAATGCAAATACTAAAGCTGCTCAAAATGGTAGTAACTTGGCAGGTGTAATGTTACCTCTTTTACGATCTCCAGTTGATTTTAACCTTGCGGATTACAAGAATCCTGATGGTTCTCAAAAGCAGTATTTCGTCAATTATGATAATCCTTATTGGTCAACGGAAAATAACCCTTATACAGAAGAGAATAATAGAATTAATGGTAATGTATATACTGATATTAAACTCAGTGATATTTTTTCTGTATCATGGAAAACCGGTCTTGATAGCTATTCAACAGAAGGGACACAAATTTATGCAATAGGGTCTGTTGGGGATGATAATGGAACTCGTTTAGGAGAAATTAAACGAACAAATGTAAATTATAGAAATCTTTACACGGATCTTTTATTAAAATTTAATTCAAAATTAGGTGGAGATTTTTCTGTAAATGGTTTATTGGGGGGGAATTTTAATTACAGTCAGTACAGAACTAATTTTGGCAGAGGAAGAGATTTAAGTATGCCTGGGTTCTATAACTTTAAATCAGCAAAGGATTTATATGTGAGTAATTATGAAGATTACAGAAACAGCAAAGCAATATTTTTAGATGCAACATTTGATTATAAAAGTATTCTGTTTTTAACGTTAACCGGAAGAAATGAGTGGTCTTCTACTTTTGGAAAAGATGGAAAAGGATTTTTCTATCCTAAGGCCGATTTATCTTACATCTTTTCTCATCTTTTGGAAAATAATAGTATTCTTAATTATGGTAAAATCAGACTGGCTTATTCTAATGTGGGGATCTCACTTAGCGTATATTCTGATAGAGCATATTTTACAGTACCTACAATCGCGGATGGTATGACGAATGGATTTTCATTTCCTTACTTAGGTCAGACTGGCTTTGCTATGACGAACGTTGCAGTTGCAGGCGAGTTTAAGCCAGAGCGTAACAAGGGATACGAGGCGGGTTTAGAAATGAAGTTTTTTCAGAATAGATTAGGATTGGACTTTACATATTATCAACAGCACTCTTCTGACTTGTTAATTACTCAACCAATCGATCCTACTACAGGGTTTGCTTATTATTATAATAATATTGGGGCAATGAAAAACACTGGTTATGAAATTAGTTTAACTGGTCATGTGATTAAATCCGAGAAATTTAATTGGAATACGACAGTAAATTGGTCTAAAAATGAAAATGAAGTAACAGAATTGGCTGAAGGAGTTACTCAATTATCAATTGGTTCTGCTTTTTCAGCTCCTCAATCGTATGCTATTGTAGGACAGCCTTTTGGAGTTCTTTATGCACAGAAGTTTAAGCGTAGTGCAAGTGGAGAAATAATGATTAACCCTGCAAATGGTTTGCCGATATATGAAGACCAACTTGGAAATGTAGGTAGCCCAATACCGGATTGGTTATTAAACTGGAACAATGAATTTACTTATAAAGACTTTTCATTATCATTCCTTTGGGATTTCCGTAAAGGAGGTAAAATATGGGGAGGAACATACGCCAACCTTTTAAACAGAGGAAAAGCAGAGGAAACAGCCGATAGAGAGAGAACATATGTGATAGAGGGTGTATATGGATCCGGAAGTAATGAAGGTCAACGAAATGAGACTGAAATATCAGCATTACAATATTTTAGAAGCTATTTAGGTAATAGTAATTCAGAAATTGCAATTCAGGATGGTTCATGGGCACGTTTAAGATCGGTTGACTTAAGTTATCGCTTTAAGAACTTCTCAAAGAAAATTCAATATATTCAAGTTGGTGTTAATTTAAGAAATCTTATTTTGATAACAGACTACAAAGGAGTAGACCCGGAAACTAGTTTAACAGGTTCTAATCAAAACTTTGCTGGTTATGATTTCTTTAATAATCCAGGAACTAAATCTTACTCACTTAATCTTCGATTTGGATTTTAA
- a CDS encoding SusD/RagB family nutrient-binding outer membrane lipoprotein yields MRKNIKSLLFAAVMGSAALVSCNKYLDINDNPNNPEKSDPSLLLPSVEASISQVVGNQFQTYGNMWAQYWTQNPSSSQYQTIDQYNMRGTNSDRAWLNLYRGALNNAEIIINTQGPTHAQYRATAYILKAYAFQLATDAFGDVPLSEALKAGDNLNPVYEKQEVVYDSIFTYIDKGISELKSLNTSIANNPGDQDMLFKGDANEWITFANTLKLRAYLRISNVNPAKAEAGIKALYATNPSFISKDVSIAYTTTGGNENPMYNEMVALGRVQNVVASGTVINAFKANNDPRQFVLFEKISGQDTIAWIAQGGYRGMNRKLVSPPSAIVGANANIPNSALAPVKLISKAESYFLQAEAALKGWGSGSVQSLYESGVRAAFEAVGLSTEANAYLTSAPDAELGTGEEAQLKAIITQKYYAMCGFQGFEAWNEWRRTGYPTFFTVSKESIIGAGLFPVRMVYPNSEATTNAKYPGTISVSNPVWWDVK; encoded by the coding sequence ATGAGAAAAAATATTAAATCACTGCTTTTTGCTGCAGTAATGGGATCTGCAGCATTGGTAAGCTGTAATAAATATCTGGATATTAATGATAATCCAAATAATCCGGAAAAATCTGACCCTAGCCTTTTATTGCCTTCTGTAGAAGCTTCAATAAGTCAGGTTGTCGGAAATCAATTTCAGACCTATGGAAACATGTGGGCACAGTACTGGACTCAAAACCCGTCTTCGTCTCAATATCAGACCATAGATCAATACAATATGAGAGGTACGAATTCAGATCGTGCCTGGCTTAATCTGTATCGTGGGGCATTAAATAATGCAGAGATTATTATTAATACACAAGGACCTACACATGCACAATACAGGGCAACGGCCTACATTCTAAAAGCATATGCTTTTCAGCTGGCGACGGATGCATTCGGTGATGTACCTTTATCCGAAGCGTTAAAAGCTGGAGATAATCTGAATCCTGTTTATGAAAAGCAAGAGGTGGTATACGATAGTATCTTTACTTATATCGATAAAGGGATAAGTGAATTAAAGTCTTTGAATACATCAATAGCGAATAATCCGGGTGACCAGGACATGTTGTTCAAAGGAGATGCAAATGAATGGATTACTTTTGCAAATACATTGAAACTTCGGGCATATCTGAGAATCTCCAATGTTAATCCTGCGAAAGCAGAAGCGGGAATCAAAGCATTATATGCTACTAATCCTTCCTTTATTTCTAAAGATGTATCCATTGCATATACTACTACAGGAGGTAATGAAAATCCTATGTACAACGAAATGGTTGCTTTAGGACGCGTGCAGAATGTTGTTGCAAGTGGTACAGTGATCAATGCTTTCAAAGCAAATAATGATCCAAGACAGTTCGTATTGTTTGAAAAGATTTCTGGTCAGGATACAATTGCTTGGATCGCTCAGGGAGGATACAGAGGGATGAATAGAAAACTGGTTTCGCCACCTTCGGCAATAGTGGGAGCAAATGCCAACATTCCAAATTCTGCGTTAGCACCTGTTAAACTTATTTCTAAGGCCGAGAGTTACTTCCTGCAGGCAGAGGCTGCCCTGAAGGGTTGGGGATCAGGTTCTGTACAGTCACTGTACGAATCTGGTGTACGTGCTGCTTTTGAAGCAGTAGGGCTTTCTACTGAAGCTAACGCATACCTCACTTCAGCTCCTGATGCAGAGCTTGGAACAGGAGAAGAAGCGCAATTGAAAGCTATTATTACACAGAAATATTATGCCATGTGTGGCTTTCAGGGATTTGAAGCCTGGAATGAATGGAGAAGAACAGGATATCCAACCTTCTTCACCGTTTCAAAAGAATCTATTATCGGAGCTGGTTTGTTTCCGGTAAGAATGGTATATCCGAATAGTGAGGCAACTACCAATGCCAAATATCCGGGTACAATCAGCGTTTCCAATCCGGTGTGGTGGGACGTTAAATAA